From a single Bacteroidia bacterium genomic region:
- the lptB gene encoding LPS export ABC transporter ATP-binding protein, with protein sequence MILTARNLVKKYKQRAVVNDVSLEVKQGEIVGLLGPNGAGKTTSFYMIVGLIQPQAGKIFLDDNDITRMPMYRRGQLGIGYLAQEASVFRNLTVEDNIMAVLEMGSSLTKAERQHRVDQLLDEFSINEIRRSPGKVLSGGERRRTEIARALAVNPKFILLDEPFAGIDPIAVEEIQHLVMKLIEKNIGVLITDHNVHETLNITDRAYLLYDGKLKLSGTAEELASNPEARKLYLGENFQLKR encoded by the coding sequence ATGATCTTGACAGCCAGAAATCTTGTCAAAAAATATAAACAACGAGCAGTCGTCAATGATGTTTCTCTGGAAGTAAAGCAAGGAGAGATTGTAGGGCTTTTAGGGCCAAATGGTGCCGGGAAAACGACTTCTTTTTATATGATCGTAGGGTTGATCCAGCCACAAGCGGGAAAAATATTCCTCGACGATAATGATATTACCCGTATGCCAATGTACCGAAGAGGTCAGCTGGGGATTGGTTACCTCGCGCAGGAAGCATCAGTATTTCGCAACCTGACGGTGGAGGATAACATCATGGCTGTACTGGAAATGGGCTCTTCACTTACTAAAGCAGAGCGCCAGCATCGCGTAGATCAACTGTTGGATGAGTTTAGTATCAATGAGATCAGACGAAGCCCGGGAAAAGTACTTTCCGGTGGCGAACGCCGTCGCACTGAAATTGCCAGAGCCCTGGCCGTCAACCCTAAATTCATCCTGCTGGATGAGCCTTTTGCCGGCATCGACCCGATTGCCGTGGAGGAAATCCAGCACCTGGTCATGAAGCTGATCGAAAAAAATATCGGCGTGCTGATCACCGACCATAATGTGCATGAAACCCTGAATATCACAGACCGGGCTTACCTGCTATATGACGGTAAACTCAAGCTGTCAGGCACTGCCGAAGAACTGGCATCCAACCCGGAAGCGAGAAAGTTATATCTTGGTGAAAACTTCCAACTCAAGCGGTAA
- a CDS encoding mandelate racemase/muconate lactonizing enzyme family protein, with product MKITKITSEVFEWARPGHWNGSHFYGNASLHKITLYTDEGITGIGWNGGTAATRPQRIFPWFANFYRPLLLGRNPMDTRQLLQDLWVKQIKILGSSGFHTQVLAAIMIACWDIKGKAENKSVHQLLGGAKSKIPAYIAGGYYADKKDLKALQDEMLYNVEIMNARAVKMKIGDPRAGFSGDMARVAAVRDAIGPNVSLMVDANCACDLSTAMSFAKELAHYNIYWFEEPLTVPDFEGYKKLRAMSPVRIATGENYYTLADFQMLTDRQGADVLNVDVAICPGYDVAVDVAHLAESKGLTIAPHGSQELQLPLVAGVSNGEILEYYPIEVDPLRSKIFYPQIELDSEGYVNVPERPGIGFDLNMEVLNRYRVDI from the coding sequence ATGAAAATCACAAAAATCACCTCAGAGGTTTTTGAATGGGCTCGCCCCGGGCATTGGAACGGTAGTCACTTCTACGGAAATGCCAGCCTCCACAAAATCACACTGTACACAGATGAAGGTATCACCGGCATCGGTTGGAATGGCGGTACGGCTGCTACGCGTCCACAGCGCATTTTTCCGTGGTTTGCCAACTTTTATCGTCCTCTGCTGCTGGGCAGAAATCCTATGGATACCCGGCAGTTGTTGCAGGATTTATGGGTAAAACAAATCAAGATTCTCGGTTCTTCGGGATTTCACACCCAGGTACTGGCTGCGATTATGATTGCCTGTTGGGATATTAAAGGAAAAGCGGAAAATAAATCCGTACATCAATTGCTGGGAGGTGCCAAATCAAAAATCCCCGCCTATATCGCCGGAGGGTATTATGCCGATAAAAAAGATTTGAAAGCCCTTCAGGATGAGATGTTGTATAATGTGGAGATCATGAACGCCCGGGCGGTAAAGATGAAAATTGGCGATCCCAGGGCCGGTTTCTCCGGAGATATGGCCAGAGTCGCGGCGGTAAGAGATGCCATTGGCCCCAACGTAAGCCTTATGGTGGATGCCAATTGTGCGTGTGACCTTTCTACTGCGATGTCATTTGCAAAGGAACTAGCCCATTATAACATCTACTGGTTTGAGGAGCCGCTTACAGTGCCAGATTTTGAAGGGTATAAAAAGCTCCGCGCAATGTCTCCGGTAAGGATTGCCACCGGCGAAAATTACTATACACTCGCTGATTTTCAGATGTTGACCGACCGCCAGGGGGCAGATGTGCTGAATGTAGACGTGGCGATTTGCCCCGGTTATGATGTCGCTGTTGATGTCGCTCACCTTGCCGAATCAAAGGGTCTGACTATAGCGCCACATGGCTCACAGGAATTACAGCTACCATTGGTAGCCGGCGTTTCCAATGGAGAAATTCTGGAGTACTACCCCATCGAAGTAGATCCGCTTCGCAGTAAGATTTTTTATCCCCAGATAGAACTGGACAGTGAGGGATATGTAAACGTGCCGGAAAGACCCGGTATCGGTTTTGACCTGAATATGGAGGTTCTCAACCGATACCGGGTTGATATTTGA
- a CDS encoding gliding motility-associated C-terminal domain-containing protein: protein MIFPSNPLRSFFLLLVMVFSAGQVWGEHLVGGDLTYRCLGKTASGLNEYEITLYVYRDCIPSLQFPISNTPFDQNVTIYIRDGRTFNPVRQLNIPFRDSVILELTTSDTCVAPPSGLCYALATFRNTVTLPDNPNGYFLAWARCCRNRTIQNILQPESSGMILPAFIPNTDVCNNSPEFVQTLPTYICVNQLFEFDHSAIDPDGDSLVYALTVPFTAGDRANPFPIPSAPPYQAVNWRPPYGINNVMNGSPNLSVNSRTGLMRVRPRQTGQYVFSLSVYEYRNGVLLSEVKRDIQINVIDCPINLPPEVERPTSSQVNGDTLIFFRGVESCFDFKILDLNGPGVKEDQVKVVASGEVFQLGARFNSEQGLAPLNASLCWAPSCEIDNVFNPMIIIQATDDDDCPGPNITLDTLYIKVLPGTVFPPDMECVSVLNNNTIEISWQGLNAGNRLGFQEYQIFRQEGNEWIPLASVTDPAVHSFTDSTASNTDTRQYCYRVQTIKLCPDLLVSDPGQELCSTSGNDIELCRVSVTRDSGVEVVWNPLSISSFNSFRIYRKGDNEQGYELADEIFDPNASRWLDTMNQASDGSWCYRLALVDACGSELLSQPHCTIFLSIRENNDELLLNWGNYRGWISGIGGHELFSIPEEGNDELLGSFETFTRNYTDRTVILEEGKYCYQVKSIESSPGCGVESWSNVACYTFIPRVYIPNAFTPNNDGHNDVFFIQGGFIRDFQLSIFNRWGTELFTTLSIDNGWDGTYKGSPVQEGVYVYRFSGTDFDGNRIERSGSITLLR from the coding sequence ATGATTTTTCCTTCAAACCCTCTTCGGTCTTTTTTCCTCCTCCTTGTCATGGTATTTTCTGCCGGACAGGTCTGGGGAGAACACCTGGTAGGTGGTGATCTTACCTATCGTTGTCTGGGAAAAACCGCCTCCGGACTGAATGAATATGAGATTACGCTTTATGTTTACCGCGATTGTATCCCGTCATTGCAGTTCCCGATTAGTAATACCCCTTTTGATCAAAATGTAACCATCTATATCCGCGATGGCCGCACATTTAACCCGGTCAGGCAATTGAATATTCCCTTTCGCGATTCGGTGATTCTGGAGCTTACCACGAGTGATACCTGTGTGGCTCCTCCGAGCGGGCTCTGTTATGCCCTTGCTACATTCAGAAATACCGTTACCCTGCCGGATAATCCAAATGGATATTTTCTCGCCTGGGCAAGATGTTGCCGTAACCGCACCATACAAAATATTCTTCAACCCGAATCTTCGGGTATGATTCTTCCGGCTTTTATCCCCAATACAGATGTTTGCAACAATTCTCCCGAGTTTGTGCAGACCTTACCTACCTATATTTGTGTAAATCAATTATTTGAATTTGACCATAGCGCCATAGACCCGGACGGAGATTCTCTCGTCTATGCCCTAACCGTACCCTTTACGGCAGGTGACCGTGCAAATCCTTTCCCCATCCCTTCGGCTCCGCCATACCAGGCGGTCAACTGGCGCCCGCCTTACGGCATAAATAATGTCATGAATGGCAGCCCTAATCTTTCCGTCAATTCCCGCACAGGCCTTATGCGGGTAAGACCCAGGCAGACTGGTCAGTACGTATTTTCGCTGTCAGTATATGAATACCGCAACGGTGTATTACTCAGTGAAGTCAAACGGGACATCCAGATCAATGTCATCGACTGCCCGATCAACCTGCCGCCTGAAGTAGAACGCCCGACTTCCTCTCAGGTAAATGGCGATACCCTTATTTTCTTCCGGGGTGTGGAATCCTGCTTTGACTTTAAAATTCTCGACCTCAACGGCCCGGGGGTAAAAGAGGATCAGGTAAAGGTAGTAGCCAGCGGAGAGGTATTCCAACTGGGTGCCCGATTTAACTCCGAACAAGGCCTTGCCCCGCTGAATGCCTCACTGTGCTGGGCTCCCTCCTGCGAAATTGATAATGTATTTAACCCGATGATCATCATTCAGGCAACAGATGATGACGACTGCCCGGGTCCCAATATTACCCTCGATACGCTGTATATCAAAGTACTTCCGGGAACTGTTTTCCCCCCAGACATGGAGTGCGTAAGTGTACTCAACAATAATACAATAGAAATAAGCTGGCAAGGTCTGAATGCCGGCAACCGACTCGGATTTCAAGAATATCAGATATTCCGGCAGGAAGGAAATGAATGGATTCCGCTCGCCTCGGTCACAGATCCTGCCGTTCATTCTTTTACAGATTCCACTGCCAGCAATACCGATACCCGCCAATATTGTTACCGGGTTCAAACAATCAAACTCTGTCCAGATCTTCTGGTCAGCGACCCCGGACAGGAATTGTGCTCTACTTCTGGGAATGACATTGAACTTTGCAGGGTAAGTGTTACACGCGACTCAGGGGTCGAAGTAGTGTGGAATCCGCTCTCGATATCTTCTTTTAATAGTTTCCGCATTTACAGAAAAGGAGACAACGAACAGGGCTACGAACTCGCTGACGAAATTTTTGACCCCAACGCCAGCCGCTGGCTGGATACTATGAACCAGGCCTCCGATGGTTCATGGTGCTACAGACTCGCTTTAGTAGATGCCTGTGGCTCCGAACTTCTGTCTCAGCCGCACTGCACCATATTCCTGAGTATCCGGGAAAATAATGACGAACTCCTCCTCAACTGGGGCAACTACCGGGGCTGGATTAGTGGTATCGGCGGCCATGAATTATTTTCTATTCCGGAGGAAGGCAATGACGAATTGCTGGGGAGTTTTGAGACTTTCACCCGAAACTATACCGACCGAACGGTGATTCTTGAAGAAGGAAAATACTGCTATCAGGTCAAATCTATAGAATCTTCCCCCGGCTGTGGCGTGGAGTCCTGGTCCAATGTCGCTTGTTATACCTTTATACCCCGGGTATATATTCCCAATGCTTTTACGCCCAACAACGACGGGCACAACGATGTCTTTTTCATACAGGGAGGGTTTATCCGAGACTTCCAGCTGAGCATTTTCAACCGCTGGGGTACCGAACTGTTTACCACACTTTCCATTGACAATGGCTGGGATGGTACATACAAAGGCAGCCCGGTTCAGGAAGGTGTCTACGTTTACCGCTTCTCAGGTACTGACTTTGACGGCAACCGCATCGAAAGAAGTGGCAGTATCACCCTTCTCCGGTAA
- a CDS encoding T9SS type A sorting domain-containing protein gives MSTAASLKAQILTWEYENIIDDTYESGANPDMVKDASGNLHVSYWNKETDRLMYAFRQKSTGKWTAESVSNNGTLGFASAITVDGSGNVHLAYIQDESGRAYLRYAKRSGGVWTTETVSSEDLGIYGADLNFPTYVHHSLDIMINAAGAPVILFFDGKVQSQVSCPAPINLIYNNYDLDMNVAIRTGTNNWQVSGFEDIPDRKGTGCLADGDRFGEFCRILPSAGGKYQAITNSFHNHDLLLFSSQPNDVNNWNLTRVDSTSRQYIVEARHFRESFDYIDAAMTGDSILHVTYGLSTFYGLLSSEPTRKTFYYAQINLNKLGTPGYTPYIFRFLPNTIYRSYYSIAAHSSDSVYLTYYSVPDRKMVVSYSYNAGVSWQFDTVMQVITNTYTRTQTYGDSLFVLSYEADKDYLILSSRKRTGTVWRHETATTSETRGNYMSSYMVRNGTDDEAHIFFNEYQEEQLYYGERMNDNWSFTPVDAPGKGGANVALYQNAQGEPCAAYVFTRTKELRYAQRQNGIWSTNLVDAASNPREVVLATKGDSIHICYFDLNTGHLKYARASSPSGPWNLSVLDSSSAIVGQRPDLYEDAAGNLHLSYFDAFQAKLKYARKPLGGAWVKETVTPASNYNPSFSSVRVNSQGDPIIAFRDANNNAIFLAEKTSPVNWNINEVVIGDITNLIGSPLKLIIDTENRPWILYNYSSNHDDLRLVRRDGAGVWNPVSVTDNSAEVSNVFDFHLVGDDFYILGKKNQPENIGLGLLYASQGVRTAMESELNSRELKVYPNPLSSGMGTISFDLPVADRISIGIYNLSGQMIYSVTKDEPVAAGNHQKTWNAENIPAGVYICRLSGESFTTYRKWVLIR, from the coding sequence ATGAGTACTGCCGCCTCCCTGAAGGCGCAGATTCTCACATGGGAATATGAAAATATCATTGACGACACCTATGAATCGGGCGCAAATCCCGATATGGTGAAAGATGCCAGCGGTAACCTGCATGTCTCTTACTGGAACAAAGAAACCGATCGGCTGATGTACGCTTTCAGACAAAAAAGTACGGGCAAATGGACGGCCGAGTCTGTGAGCAATAACGGCACCCTGGGCTTTGCTTCCGCAATTACAGTAGATGGTTCGGGAAATGTACACCTCGCCTATATTCAGGACGAATCGGGGCGGGCATATCTTCGCTATGCCAAACGTTCGGGCGGTGTATGGACTACGGAAACTGTATCAAGCGAAGATTTGGGTATTTATGGTGCGGACCTCAATTTCCCAACCTACGTCCACCATTCGCTGGATATTATGATCAATGCGGCCGGTGCGCCAGTGATTCTTTTCTTTGATGGAAAAGTTCAAAGCCAGGTTTCCTGCCCGGCTCCCATTAATCTGATCTACAACAACTATGATCTGGATATGAATGTCGCCATCAGAACGGGCACCAACAACTGGCAGGTCTCGGGTTTTGAGGATATCCCCGACAGGAAAGGGACTGGCTGCCTCGCCGACGGCGACAGGTTTGGTGAATTTTGTCGGATCTTACCTTCCGCCGGAGGAAAATATCAGGCAATCACCAATTCTTTTCACAACCACGATCTCCTGCTATTTTCCTCACAACCCAATGATGTCAATAACTGGAACCTTACGCGGGTAGATTCTACCAGCAGACAGTATATCGTGGAGGCCCGCCACTTCCGGGAAAGTTTTGACTACATAGATGCAGCGATGACCGGAGACTCTATCCTGCATGTGACTTATGGACTTTCCACTTTTTATGGTCTGTTGAGCTCAGAGCCGACAAGAAAGACATTTTATTATGCGCAGATCAATCTCAACAAATTGGGCACACCCGGCTATACGCCGTATATTTTTCGCTTTCTTCCCAATACCATTTACCGGAGTTATTATTCTATCGCTGCTCACAGCAGCGATTCGGTATATCTGACCTATTACAGTGTGCCTGACCGAAAGATGGTCGTTTCGTACTCCTACAACGCCGGTGTCAGCTGGCAGTTTGATACAGTGATGCAGGTCATTACCAATACCTATACCCGGACACAAACCTACGGTGACAGCCTGTTTGTTCTATCTTATGAGGCGGACAAAGATTATCTCATACTTTCTTCCCGCAAGCGAACCGGAACCGTATGGCGGCATGAGACTGCCACTACTTCAGAGACAAGGGGAAATTATATGAGTTCCTATATGGTGCGAAATGGCACCGACGATGAAGCACATATTTTTTTCAATGAATATCAGGAAGAACAGTTGTACTATGGAGAGCGGATGAATGACAACTGGAGTTTTACACCCGTAGATGCCCCTGGTAAAGGCGGTGCAAATGTGGCCTTATACCAAAATGCACAGGGAGAACCCTGCGCGGCTTATGTGTTTACCCGCACAAAAGAATTGCGATATGCCCAAAGGCAAAACGGAATCTGGTCAACGAATCTTGTGGATGCCGCTTCTAATCCACGCGAAGTCGTATTGGCCACAAAAGGTGATTCCATTCATATCTGTTATTTTGATCTGAACACAGGCCATTTAAAATACGCCCGCGCCAGTTCGCCTTCCGGTCCGTGGAATCTTTCGGTACTTGACAGTTCGAGTGCCATTGTCGGACAGCGTCCCGATCTGTATGAAGATGCTGCGGGAAATCTCCACCTTTCCTATTTTGATGCTTTTCAGGCAAAGCTGAAATATGCCCGTAAGCCGTTAGGCGGAGCATGGGTAAAAGAAACGGTTACGCCTGCATCTAATTACAACCCCTCGTTTAGCTCAGTCAGAGTAAATAGCCAGGGTGATCCTATCATTGCCTTTCGCGATGCCAACAACAACGCCATCTTTCTTGCCGAAAAAACCAGTCCGGTAAACTGGAACATCAATGAGGTTGTCATAGGAGATATCACCAATCTGATTGGATCTCCATTGAAACTGATTATCGATACCGAAAACCGGCCATGGATTCTGTATAACTACAGCTCCAACCACGACGACCTGCGTCTTGTGCGTCGAGACGGAGCGGGCGTCTGGAATCCCGTATCCGTTACAGACAATAGTGCAGAAGTTTCCAATGTTTTTGATTTTCACCTTGTGGGAGATGATTTTTATATTCTGGGTAAAAAAAATCAGCCCGAAAATATCGGGTTAGGTTTGCTTTATGCCTCACAGGGAGTACGTACGGCAATGGAATCGGAGTTGAACAGCCGGGAGCTGAAAGTTTACCCCAACCCATTGAGCAGCGGTATGGGTACGATCTCGTTTGACTTACCTGTGGCCGACAGAATTTCTATAGGGATTTACAACCTTTCAGGACAAATGATATACTCTGTCACAAAAGACGAACCAGTTGCCGCGGGAAATCATCAGAAAACCTGGAATGCAGAAAATATCCCGGCAGGTGTGTACATTTGCAGACTTTCCGGAGAAAGCTTTACTACCTATCGTAAATGGGTATTAATTCGATAA
- a CDS encoding HisA/HisF-related TIM barrel protein: protein MQIIPALYIKEGKPAIYRPGDYERLEFLPYDPYDLIDEISRHNVQRIYLVDVDASIDNGLDNKALIASLANTTIPDLEVGGGINNMDYLKSLQYSGVDHFVLGSVVFENFDFLVEISEAKHIHNEKIMISLDLLDGQLTCHGWTDPADDSTMRSMIRKCLDQGFTRFICTDINSTHRESGPDILFYKELVEQFPEAIFAASGQINTFEDVDHLKAVGIKEAIVGNSIYRDFSLLDQISEYNRKDEKENKN from the coding sequence ATGCAAATTATTCCCGCCCTATACATCAAAGAAGGAAAACCGGCGATATACCGTCCGGGTGATTACGAACGGCTCGAATTTCTCCCTTATGATCCTTACGATCTGATCGATGAGATATCGCGCCATAATGTTCAGCGTATCTATCTCGTAGATGTAGATGCTTCCATAGATAATGGTCTGGACAACAAGGCGCTCATTGCTTCCCTTGCCAACACGACCATCCCCGACCTGGAAGTCGGCGGAGGGATTAACAATATGGACTACCTCAAATCTTTACAATATTCGGGGGTAGACCATTTTGTGCTTGGTTCGGTGGTTTTTGAAAATTTTGATTTCCTGGTAGAAATCAGTGAGGCAAAACATATCCACAACGAAAAAATCATGATTTCTCTTGATTTACTCGACGGACAACTGACATGCCACGGTTGGACCGACCCTGCCGATGATTCTACCATGCGCTCAATGATAAGAAAATGTTTGGATCAGGGATTTACGCGTTTTATCTGTACGGATATTAATTCCACCCACAGAGAATCAGGTCCCGATATTCTTTTTTACAAAGAGTTGGTCGAACAGTTTCCCGAAGCAATATTTGCCGCTTCAGGTCAGATTAATACTTTCGAAGATGTTGACCATCTCAAAGCCGTCGGAATAAAAGAAGCAATTGTGGGGAATTCTATATACAGAGATTTTTCCCTGCTTGACCAGATTTCAGAATATAACCGCAAAGATGAAAAGGAAAACAAAAATTAA
- the recJ gene encoding single-stranded-DNA-specific exonuclease RecJ yields the protein MKWILQPNPPSENIEQMAASLSSKHTFPHSLASILLQRNISSYELANAFFVPDSSLQHDPFLMRDMKEAVNRIIRAKMTGEKIVLYGDYDVDGTSAVTLLALFMSEWAFNFSYYIPDRYKEGYGLSFTGVDSAKKEGAGLIITLDCGIKAVEQIRYAQTQGIDVIVCDHHQPGAVLPHAVAVLDPKREGCDYPFKELTGCGVGLKLIQAITRNFAENGWLSSRPDYDPFHSYCDLVTLSIACDIVPITGENRIIAYHGLHKLRTQPLPGIKAIMAQASEPRDWDISDLVFFIGPRINSAGRLGDAKDAVEVLLGKHDALESLAKELHDSNELRKTLDRQTTLEALEMIDQDKRYAQKSTTVLFNREWHKGIIGIVASRLIEQHYRPTVLLAMADGKLVGSARSVIGFDLYAALESCEELLLQFGGHKYAAGLSLRPDDFVRFAEKFDQIVSETLTEEQRTPVLYIDQPLKFSEIDSRFIRLLNRMEPFGPGNRRPVFISRGVKVLHAVVLKEAHVRFVLQQENIMLEAVGFNLAAQWAKMPEGLLDIAFQPMFNTWNQKVTINLRIKDFRPSNEPNATY from the coding sequence ATGAAATGGATTCTTCAACCTAACCCTCCTTCAGAAAACATTGAGCAGATGGCTGCTTCTCTCAGCAGTAAGCATACATTTCCCCATTCCCTCGCCAGTATTCTCCTGCAGCGCAATATCTCATCATACGAACTCGCCAACGCATTTTTTGTTCCGGACAGTTCCCTTCAGCACGATCCATTTCTGATGAGAGACATGAAAGAAGCGGTAAACCGCATTATCCGGGCAAAAATGACCGGAGAGAAGATTGTGCTGTATGGCGATTACGATGTGGATGGCACTTCAGCAGTTACGCTTTTGGCGCTATTTATGAGCGAGTGGGCGTTTAACTTCTCCTATTACATTCCTGACAGATATAAAGAAGGGTATGGGCTTTCTTTTACAGGCGTGGACTCTGCGAAAAAAGAAGGCGCCGGACTGATCATTACCCTGGATTGCGGAATAAAAGCTGTAGAGCAGATACGATATGCCCAGACTCAAGGTATTGATGTCATTGTATGCGACCACCACCAACCGGGCGCAGTACTTCCCCATGCGGTAGCTGTATTGGATCCCAAGCGGGAAGGTTGTGATTATCCATTTAAAGAACTTACCGGCTGTGGTGTCGGACTCAAGCTGATACAAGCGATTACACGCAACTTCGCAGAGAATGGTTGGCTTTCCTCCCGACCAGATTACGATCCATTCCATTCATACTGTGACTTAGTAACGCTCAGTATTGCCTGTGATATTGTACCCATTACCGGAGAAAATCGAATCATTGCCTATCATGGGTTACATAAGTTGAGAACTCAGCCTCTGCCCGGTATCAAGGCCATCATGGCACAGGCTTCAGAACCTCGGGATTGGGACATATCAGACCTGGTATTTTTTATTGGGCCGCGGATCAATTCTGCCGGTCGCCTTGGCGATGCGAAAGATGCGGTAGAGGTATTGCTGGGTAAACACGACGCGCTGGAATCTCTGGCGAAGGAATTGCATGACTCCAATGAACTCCGCAAAACGCTGGACCGCCAGACCACGCTGGAAGCGTTGGAAATGATAGACCAGGACAAAAGGTATGCGCAAAAATCTACTACTGTATTATTTAACCGGGAATGGCATAAAGGAATTATCGGTATCGTAGCTTCACGGCTGATTGAGCAGCACTACCGTCCTACGGTGTTGCTCGCCATGGCAGATGGAAAGCTGGTCGGATCAGCCCGGAGCGTGATCGGCTTTGACCTGTATGCAGCGCTGGAATCCTGCGAAGAGCTATTGCTGCAGTTTGGCGGCCATAAATATGCGGCTGGCCTCAGTCTCCGCCCCGATGATTTTGTAAGATTTGCAGAAAAATTTGATCAGATTGTGAGCGAAACGCTTACCGAAGAACAGCGAACGCCCGTTCTGTATATCGACCAACCTCTGAAATTTTCCGAAATAGACAGCCGGTTTATTCGCCTGCTCAACAGGATGGAACCTTTTGGGCCGGGCAACCGGAGACCGGTTTTTATTTCACGAGGGGTGAAAGTTTTGCATGCGGTTGTATTAAAAGAGGCACATGTTCGTTTTGTCCTGCAACAGGAAAATATTATGTTGGAGGCGGTCGGTTTTAATCTGGCAGCCCAATGGGCAAAGATGCCGGAAGGACTGTTGGATATTGCCTTTCAACCGATGTTTAATACCTGGAATCAGAAAGTCACAATTAATCTTAGAATCAAGGATTTCAGACCATCAAATGAACCTAATGCAACATATTAA
- a CDS encoding YbjQ family protein, producing MLVVNTPDIPGRTIETVIGMVRGSTTRARFVGRDIIAGFKMLAGGEISEYTELLTDARDQAIDRMIDEAEKLGANAIVNVRLASSSIAAGTSEILAYGTAVIVS from the coding sequence ATGCTTGTTGTAAATACCCCTGATATACCCGGAAGAACAATCGAAACGGTCATAGGTATGGTACGCGGCAGTACTACCCGGGCCCGGTTTGTCGGAAGAGATATTATCGCAGGCTTTAAAATGCTTGCAGGTGGCGAAATTTCAGAATATACAGAACTCCTCACCGACGCCCGCGACCAGGCAATCGATCGTATGATTGACGAAGCTGAAAAACTCGGTGCCAATGCCATCGTCAATGTGCGCCTGGCTTCTTCCTCGATTGCTGCGGGTACTTCTGAAATTCTCGCTTACGGAACCGCCGTTATTGTTTCCTGA
- a CDS encoding RidA family protein, whose product MKKIIHTPHAPAPIGPYSQAVQVGNTLYVSGQIAIDPDSGSMITNEIQEETAQVMKNIGAILQAAGLSYAHIVKTSIFLNSMDDFAKVNAVYGQYFTADFPARETVEVSVLPKNVNVEISVIAVSDAV is encoded by the coding sequence ATGAAAAAAATTATCCATACCCCTCACGCACCTGCACCCATCGGCCCTTACAGCCAGGCTGTACAGGTAGGAAATACCCTCTATGTCTCCGGACAGATTGCCATTGATCCCGATTCCGGGTCGATGATTACAAATGAAATTCAGGAGGAGACCGCGCAGGTAATGAAAAATATAGGTGCGATCCTGCAGGCCGCCGGTCTTTCTTATGCACACATTGTCAAAACCTCCATTTTTCTCAACAGTATGGATGACTTCGCCAAGGTAAATGCAGTGTATGGGCAATATTTTACCGCAGATTTCCCGGCAAGAGAAACCGTAGAAGTTTCGGTTCTGCCCAAAAATGTAAATGTAGAAATTTCCGTAATCGCTGTTTCCGACGCTGTGTGA
- a CDS encoding diacylglycerol kinase family protein, whose product MSAIANYLRSRIRSFGYAFKGIATLFRTQANAQIHLLAVLVISLLGWYLGLNATEWCLILICMALVLVAEGMNTALEFLTDLVSPDPHPLAGKAKDVAAGAVLISVIFCAVVWGIIFIPKILTLLAK is encoded by the coding sequence ATGTCAGCCATTGCCAACTATTTACGATCCCGTATTCGCAGTTTTGGTTATGCTTTTAAGGGAATAGCCACACTTTTCCGTACCCAGGCGAATGCGCAAATTCATCTGCTGGCTGTATTGGTTATTTCTTTACTCGGATGGTATCTTGGGCTGAATGCCACGGAGTGGTGTTTAATTCTGATTTGTATGGCATTGGTACTGGTGGCAGAAGGCATGAATACCGCGCTGGAATTTTTGACAGATTTGGTTTCCCCCGATCCACACCCATTGGCAGGCAAAGCCAAAGACGTTGCTGCCGGAGCCGTACTGATCAGTGTGATTTTCTGTGCGGTTGTCTGGGGAATTATTTTTATCCCAAAGATTCTTACCTTACTGGCTAAATAA